Proteins encoded by one window of Anaeromyxobacter diazotrophicus:
- a CDS encoding ADP-ribosylglycohydrolase family protein codes for MVSQDAGAQPSPPPSQERSRGALLGLAVGDALGTTLEFSEPRAPPFPTLARGPHREILGGGPFRLVAGQVTDDTQMACCLAASLQARGGFDCDDVASRYVAWQEAAFDIGTQTAAALNAIREGRPAQRAGFELWKRAARRPAGNGALMRTAPIAVLLAGAGARRAAALADAAITHFDPRCRLACAAFDAALAAAIEADARPEAMRDAALRELPLAAEALRAEGAGARDVASAARALELDLALAGEPDPRLHGRDVHLHRTQGFVRVAFRLAFWELLHAPSFEEALVDAVNRGGDADTNGAIAGALAGAAHGEAAIPARWREAVLGAVPAAPGPLRDLYHPRTLLAALTPPPPR; via the coding sequence ATGGTCTCGCAGGATGCGGGGGCTCAGCCGTCGCCGCCGCCGTCCCAGGAGCGCTCGCGGGGGGCGCTCCTCGGATTGGCGGTCGGTGACGCGCTGGGCACCACGCTCGAGTTCAGCGAGCCCAGGGCACCGCCCTTCCCTACCCTCGCCCGCGGCCCACACCGCGAGATCCTCGGCGGCGGCCCATTCCGGCTCGTGGCGGGCCAGGTCACCGACGACACGCAGATGGCCTGCTGCCTGGCCGCCTCGCTGCAGGCACGGGGAGGCTTCGACTGCGACGACGTCGCGTCGCGCTACGTGGCCTGGCAGGAGGCCGCGTTCGACATCGGCACCCAGACGGCCGCGGCGCTGAACGCCATCCGCGAGGGCCGCCCCGCCCAGCGCGCCGGGTTCGAGCTGTGGAAGCGCGCCGCGCGCCGACCGGCCGGGAACGGCGCCCTGATGCGCACCGCGCCCATCGCCGTGCTCCTCGCCGGCGCCGGGGCGCGCCGCGCGGCGGCCCTGGCCGACGCGGCCATCACGCACTTCGACCCGCGCTGCCGCCTCGCCTGCGCCGCCTTCGACGCGGCGCTGGCGGCGGCCATCGAGGCGGACGCGCGGCCCGAGGCGATGCGCGACGCCGCCCTCCGGGAGCTCCCGCTCGCCGCGGAGGCGCTGCGGGCGGAGGGCGCCGGCGCGCGCGACGTGGCGAGCGCGGCGCGGGCGCTCGAGCTGGACCTCGCGCTCGCGGGGGAGCCGGACCCGCGCCTCCACGGCCGCGACGTCCACCTGCACCGCACCCAGGGCTTCGTGCGCGTGGCGTTCCGGCTCGCCTTCTGGGAGCTGCTCCACGCGCCGAGCTTCGAGGAGGCCCTGGTCGACGCGGTGAACCGGGGCGGGGACGCCGACACGAACGGCGCCATCGCCGGCGCGCTCGCCGGCGCCGCGCACGGCGAGGCCGCCATCCCCGCCCGCTGGCGCGAGGCGGTGCTCGGCGCGGTCCCGGCGGCGCCGGGGCCGCTCCGCGACCTCTACCATCCGCGGACGCTGCTCGCGGCGCTCACCCCTCCCCCGCCGCGCTGA
- a CDS encoding cytochrome c3 family protein, translating into MPVSLLATLAALALGAGGAPQQAVRDTALSASTSVPDRAVLGEALSASGGAEALRDAALAALAPPPEKVVRTTRSFGTVTIDHRAHLARKAHCADCHGKGPVTKIEFTPRVAHDRCIGCHREQQRGPMACRQCHEVKPPPAPAMMQAKAEPPPQAAAPTAGAPASPAAAAPALAAAAPATSGVAAPAASGVAAPAASGAAPPAAAGALIARSTPADLDSPVDRDRRFTRILSAGFAGSSGAGQGASGGPAFYFTARQDGYLLSVSVETPGRTLGLLGGGTVIPLRPRFNAIVLGVGGFDAAQRPSLNMMPALGGRVGVEWLGNRSTVGLTLTGLSDLTRPSDGAGGSVGGFTLSVAASVGWVVAD; encoded by the coding sequence ATGCCTGTCTCGCTGCTCGCCACGCTGGCGGCCTTGGCGCTCGGTGCGGGCGGCGCACCGCAGCAGGCCGTGCGCGACACGGCGCTGTCCGCCTCGACCTCGGTGCCGGATCGCGCCGTGCTCGGCGAGGCGCTCTCCGCGTCGGGAGGCGCCGAGGCGCTGCGCGACGCGGCGCTGGCCGCGCTCGCTCCGCCGCCCGAGAAGGTCGTCCGCACCACCCGCTCCTTCGGCACCGTCACCATCGACCACCGCGCTCACCTGGCTCGCAAGGCGCACTGCGCCGACTGCCACGGCAAGGGGCCGGTCACGAAGATCGAGTTCACGCCGCGCGTCGCCCACGACCGGTGCATCGGCTGCCACCGCGAGCAGCAGCGCGGGCCGATGGCTTGCCGGCAGTGCCACGAGGTGAAGCCGCCCCCCGCGCCCGCGATGATGCAGGCGAAGGCCGAGCCGCCGCCGCAGGCCGCCGCGCCCACCGCCGGCGCGCCCGCTTCGCCCGCGGCCGCCGCCCCCGCCCTCGCCGCGGCCGCGCCCGCCACGAGCGGGGTCGCCGCCCCCGCCGCGAGCGGCGTCGCCGCGCCCGCTGCGAGCGGCGCCGCCCCGCCGGCCGCGGCCGGCGCCCTGATCGCGCGCTCCACCCCCGCCGACCTGGACTCGCCCGTGGATCGCGACCGGCGGTTCACCCGCATCCTGTCGGCCGGCTTCGCGGGCTCGAGCGGCGCCGGCCAGGGGGCGTCGGGCGGGCCCGCCTTCTACTTCACGGCCCGCCAGGACGGCTACCTGCTCTCGGTCAGCGTCGAGACCCCCGGCCGGACGCTCGGCCTGCTGGGCGGCGGCACCGTCATCCCGCTCCGCCCCCGCTTCAACGCGATCGTCCTCGGCGTCGGCGGCTTCGACGCCGCTCAGCGGCCGTCGCTCAACATGATGCCAGCGCTCGGCGGCCGGGTGGGCGTCGAATGGCTGGGCAATCGATCGACGGTCGGCCTCACGCTCACCGGGCTCTCGGACCTCACCCGTCCGTCCGACGGCGCGGGGGGGAGCGTCGGAGGCTTCACGCTCTCCGTCGCCGCCTCGGTGGGCTGGGTGGTCGCGGACTGA
- a CDS encoding peptidylprolyl isomerase has product MLGLLLAAALAVPPSSAVVARVEDEAITSDEVAARAQDAGLPMLAALEAEIREVLLAQAARAEGLQREPELAQAVAAARRQLAVESLLEAEVWRAVRVTRADLVPPFHAREDQVRLSLVLRATREEAERSLARLRGGESLIDEAKGSPDPIIQSKSGVLGWVARRNLAPALAEAAFAAPLDTPTGPVQVAKGYTIFVVHEREIADEARLPEADPELRAEAEHRLRQAALERYVAGLRQRQARADQRQKGPPAALDDQALLEREALARGHGRGPEVEAQLQLFERKALARALARRTASAAGLPSDREIEARYREQLAVVTPAGARPFQEVRAVIGEQLRRERAQAAVDALVARLRRGARVVLDEGSLPPPPSGRR; this is encoded by the coding sequence ATGCTGGGGCTCCTCCTCGCCGCCGCGCTCGCCGTCCCCCCGTCGAGCGCCGTGGTCGCCCGGGTCGAGGACGAGGCGATCACCTCCGACGAGGTGGCGGCCCGCGCCCAGGATGCGGGGCTCCCGATGCTCGCCGCGCTCGAGGCGGAGATCCGCGAGGTGCTCCTGGCGCAGGCGGCGCGCGCCGAGGGGCTGCAGCGCGAGCCCGAGCTCGCGCAGGCCGTGGCCGCCGCGCGCCGGCAGCTCGCGGTCGAGAGCCTCCTCGAGGCGGAGGTGTGGCGCGCGGTCCGCGTCACCCGCGCCGACCTCGTGCCGCCGTTCCACGCGCGCGAGGACCAGGTCCGGCTCTCGCTCGTGCTGCGCGCCACCCGCGAGGAGGCCGAGCGCTCGCTGGCGCGGCTCCGGGGCGGCGAGAGCCTCATCGACGAGGCGAAGGGCTCGCCCGACCCCATCATCCAGTCGAAGTCGGGCGTGCTGGGGTGGGTGGCGCGCCGGAACCTCGCGCCCGCGCTCGCCGAGGCGGCCTTCGCCGCCCCGCTCGACACGCCCACCGGCCCGGTCCAGGTGGCGAAGGGGTACACGATCTTCGTGGTGCACGAGCGCGAGATCGCCGACGAGGCGCGGCTCCCCGAGGCGGACCCGGAGCTGCGCGCCGAGGCGGAGCACCGCCTGCGGCAGGCCGCGCTGGAGCGGTACGTGGCCGGGCTGCGGCAGCGCCAGGCGCGCGCGGACCAGCGGCAAAAGGGGCCGCCGGCCGCGCTCGACGATCAAGCGCTCCTCGAGCGGGAGGCGCTCGCCCGCGGCCACGGCCGGGGGCCGGAGGTCGAGGCGCAGCTCCAGCTCTTCGAGCGCAAGGCGCTCGCGCGCGCGCTGGCGAGGCGCACCGCGAGCGCGGCGGGCCTCCCCTCGGACCGCGAGATCGAGGCGCGCTACCGCGAGCAGCTGGCGGTGGTCACTCCCGCCGGTGCGCGGCCCTTCCAGGAAGTCCGGGCGGTCATCGGTGAGCAGCTGCGCCGGGAGCGGGCCCAGGCGGCGGTGGACGCGCTCGTCGCGCGGCTGCGGCGAGGGGCGCGGGTGGTCCTGGACGAGGGGTCGCTGCCGCCGCCGCCCTCGGGACGGCGCTGA
- a CDS encoding CxxxxCH/CxxCH domain c-type cytochrome codes for MAPGARALNAPTAAASHQEFKAAGYTCADCHPCGGITTGHGATWMDPASPAFHALAANRKLSDCQTCHGANLDGVGGQTTVGCQSCHGPTWRTSCTMCHGGTDGTTGAPPKATYGNSGDAVRVGAHTAHVAGSATAQALACDVCHVVPTDALDPGHVDGPNATVTFGGLAVQGGATPAAWDRAAPTCSGTYCHGNFKNGNAQNAPDWTQVGKEQAKCGTCHALPPGGTHPSVPGDLTGCATCHPASVDAAGKVLPGPGGKHLDGAVDVTAGHSTTWMAPVSPDFHATSANRGLGACQSCHGQDLAGGFTGVSCAQCHGAAWATTCTMCHGGSHEPSGAPPKATWGHAADLVRVGAHTAHVKASASAPGYDCALCHVKPADAFAPGHIDGATAAVQLGGLALAGGAAPPPWNRAAPTCASTYCHGAFPNGNAQNLPDWTKIGQGQASCGTCHGLPPGGAHPAVAAELTGCAVCHPDSVDASGAVKPTSAGGKHLDGAVDVKASHDPSWVDPASASFHALSANRGLAACQTCHGQDLGGGFAGVSCAQCHGAAWKTTCTMCHGGTDNATGAPPKATWGQSGDAVRTGAHGAHVGGSARAQAYDCVVCHVTPADALSAGHVDGPLATVTFGGVATTGSLVPTWDRSSATCASTYCHGATLQGGTNTKPTWTTLDGTQAKCGTCHGAPPPAPHPAVSGGLGSCAMCHQGSVDATGAVKPYPAGQHLDGTVQNNAYHPASWGDQASPGFHAFTANQGLATCQSCHGAALDGGSAGVACAQCHGAGWASRCTTCHGGTDNATGAPPRTTWGQAADLVRVGAHSSHVGAKLSSPIDCGACHVKPADAFAAGHLGAGSAEVSASLGWDRASATCATASCHGTALSGGTLTKPVWTKVDGTQDACGTCHGLPPTSGHVARTDCGTCHAGYTATTVNAAAHVNGKVDVVPMTCSLCHGDGTRAGISGADANVQAAPPVDSHGSAAVTARGVGAHLGHVNQANFRAAPIGCAECHFNAVPAAGDTSHANGAVAFAFGPLAKNASWGGVTPNPTWNGTSCASTYCHGAFKNGANATIAWAQDVTLSCTSCHGAPPGGGHPQNTACGNCHTGYTATSVNKATHANGALDVVAMTCTSCHGKAGQTATAAAPLNAAPPVDTLGASTGLRVGAHQAHVAGKTYTSGIACQDCHPSVGTYTSTHANGVTNVAFTNGTSASFNVGTYTARSGTTAASCASTWCHAVKDVSGSSSGGTLQTPAWSGSITSCTACHGTPPSTGRHSSESAHRVSCSYCHGGTYTSTTVDKTRHVNGVIEVNGSRIRSWNASTRTCSPTCHGSETWDSGSGGSGGWGH; via the coding sequence GTGGCCCCGGGCGCTCGCGCGCTCAACGCCCCCACCGCGGCCGCCAGCCACCAGGAGTTCAAGGCGGCCGGGTACACGTGCGCGGACTGCCACCCGTGCGGCGGCATCACCACCGGCCACGGCGCCACCTGGATGGACCCGGCGAGCCCCGCCTTCCACGCGCTGGCCGCCAACCGGAAGCTCTCCGACTGCCAGACCTGCCACGGCGCGAACCTGGACGGCGTCGGCGGCCAGACGACCGTCGGGTGCCAGAGCTGCCACGGGCCCACGTGGCGGACGAGCTGCACCATGTGCCACGGCGGCACCGATGGGACGACCGGCGCGCCGCCGAAGGCCACCTACGGCAACTCGGGCGACGCCGTCCGCGTCGGCGCGCACACCGCGCACGTGGCGGGCAGCGCCACCGCCCAGGCGCTCGCCTGCGACGTCTGCCACGTGGTCCCGACCGACGCCCTCGACCCGGGCCACGTCGACGGCCCGAACGCCACCGTCACCTTCGGCGGCCTGGCGGTCCAGGGGGGCGCCACCCCGGCCGCCTGGGACCGCGCGGCGCCCACCTGCTCCGGGACGTACTGCCACGGCAACTTCAAGAACGGCAATGCGCAGAACGCGCCCGACTGGACGCAGGTCGGCAAGGAGCAGGCGAAGTGCGGCACGTGTCACGCGCTCCCGCCGGGCGGCACGCACCCGTCCGTCCCGGGCGACCTGACCGGCTGCGCGACGTGCCACCCCGCCTCGGTCGACGCCGCCGGCAAGGTGCTGCCTGGGCCGGGCGGGAAGCACCTCGACGGCGCGGTCGACGTGACCGCCGGCCACTCCACCACCTGGATGGCGCCGGTGAGCCCCGACTTCCACGCGACCTCCGCCAACCGCGGCCTCGGCGCCTGCCAGAGCTGCCACGGGCAGGACCTCGCGGGCGGCTTCACCGGCGTCTCCTGCGCGCAGTGCCACGGCGCCGCGTGGGCGACCACCTGCACCATGTGCCACGGCGGCTCCCACGAGCCGAGCGGCGCGCCGCCCAAGGCGACCTGGGGCCACGCGGCCGACCTCGTCCGCGTCGGCGCCCACACCGCGCACGTGAAGGCGAGCGCGTCCGCGCCGGGTTACGACTGCGCGCTCTGCCACGTGAAGCCCGCCGACGCCTTCGCCCCGGGACACATCGACGGCGCGACGGCGGCGGTCCAGCTCGGCGGGCTCGCGCTCGCGGGCGGCGCCGCGCCGCCGCCCTGGAACCGGGCCGCGCCCACCTGCGCCAGCACCTACTGCCACGGCGCCTTCCCGAACGGCAACGCGCAGAACCTCCCCGACTGGACGAAGATCGGCCAGGGCCAGGCCTCCTGCGGCACCTGCCACGGCCTCCCGCCCGGCGGCGCGCACCCGGCGGTCGCTGCCGAGCTCACCGGCTGCGCGGTCTGCCACCCCGACTCGGTGGACGCCTCGGGCGCGGTGAAGCCGACCAGCGCCGGCGGCAAGCACCTCGACGGCGCGGTGGACGTGAAGGCGAGCCACGACCCGAGCTGGGTCGATCCGGCCAGCGCGAGCTTCCACGCCCTCTCCGCGAACCGGGGCCTCGCCGCCTGCCAGACCTGCCACGGGCAGGACCTCGGCGGCGGCTTCGCCGGCGTCTCCTGCGCCCAGTGCCACGGGGCGGCCTGGAAGACCACCTGCACGATGTGCCACGGCGGTACAGACAACGCGACCGGCGCGCCCCCCAAGGCCACCTGGGGCCAGTCCGGCGACGCCGTGCGGACCGGAGCGCACGGCGCGCACGTCGGCGGCAGCGCCCGCGCGCAGGCCTACGACTGCGTCGTCTGCCACGTCACCCCGGCCGACGCGCTGAGCGCCGGCCACGTGGACGGCCCGCTCGCGACCGTGACCTTCGGCGGCGTCGCGACCACCGGCTCGCTCGTCCCGACCTGGGATCGCTCCTCGGCGACCTGCGCCAGCACCTACTGCCACGGCGCGACGCTCCAGGGCGGCACGAACACGAAACCCACCTGGACCACGCTCGACGGCACGCAGGCGAAGTGCGGCACCTGCCACGGCGCGCCGCCGCCGGCGCCGCACCCGGCCGTCTCGGGCGGCCTCGGCTCGTGCGCCATGTGCCACCAGGGCTCCGTCGACGCCACGGGCGCCGTGAAGCCCTATCCGGCTGGCCAGCACCTCGACGGCACGGTCCAGAACAACGCCTACCACCCGGCCAGCTGGGGTGATCAGGCGAGCCCAGGCTTCCACGCCTTCACGGCGAACCAGGGCCTCGCCACCTGCCAGAGCTGCCACGGCGCGGCGCTCGACGGCGGCTCCGCCGGCGTGGCCTGCGCGCAGTGCCACGGGGCGGGCTGGGCGTCGCGCTGCACCACCTGCCACGGCGGCACCGACAACGCGACCGGCGCGCCGCCCCGCACCACCTGGGGCCAGGCGGCCGACCTCGTCCGCGTCGGCGCGCACTCGTCCCACGTCGGCGCGAAGCTCTCCTCGCCCATCGACTGCGGCGCCTGCCACGTGAAGCCGGCCGACGCCTTCGCGGCGGGCCACCTCGGCGCCGGGTCGGCCGAGGTGAGCGCCTCGCTCGGCTGGGACCGCGCGAGCGCCACCTGCGCGACCGCGAGCTGCCACGGCACCGCGCTCTCCGGCGGCACCCTCACGAAGCCGGTCTGGACCAAGGTGGACGGCACGCAGGACGCCTGCGGCACCTGCCACGGCCTCCCGCCGACCTCCGGCCACGTCGCGCGCACCGACTGCGGCACCTGCCACGCCGGCTACACCGCGACGACGGTCAACGCCGCGGCGCACGTGAACGGCAAGGTCGACGTGGTCCCCATGACCTGCAGCCTCTGCCACGGCGACGGGACCCGCGCCGGGATCTCCGGCGCGGATGCGAACGTCCAGGCGGCGCCGCCGGTCGACAGCCACGGGAGCGCGGCGGTGACGGCGCGCGGCGTGGGCGCCCACCTCGGCCACGTGAACCAGGCCAACTTCCGGGCGGCGCCGATCGGCTGCGCGGAGTGCCACTTCAACGCCGTGCCGGCGGCGGGCGACACGAGCCACGCGAACGGCGCGGTCGCCTTCGCCTTCGGCCCGCTGGCGAAGAACGCGAGCTGGGGCGGCGTCACGCCCAACCCCACCTGGAACGGGACGAGCTGCGCCAGCACGTACTGCCACGGCGCGTTCAAGAACGGCGCGAACGCGACCATCGCCTGGGCGCAGGACGTGACGCTCTCGTGCACCTCCTGCCACGGGGCGCCCCCCGGCGGCGGCCACCCGCAGAACACCGCGTGCGGCAACTGCCACACCGGCTACACGGCGACGAGCGTCAACAAGGCAACGCACGCGAACGGCGCGCTCGATGTCGTGGCGATGACCTGCACCTCCTGCCACGGCAAGGCGGGCCAGACCGCCACCGCGGCCGCGCCGCTCAACGCTGCCCCGCCGGTCGACACGCTCGGCGCCTCGACCGGCCTCCGCGTCGGCGCGCACCAGGCCCACGTGGCCGGCAAGACGTACACGAGCGGCATCGCCTGCCAGGACTGCCATCCGAGCGTCGGGACCTACACCTCGACGCACGCGAACGGCGTCACGAACGTCGCCTTCACGAACGGCACGAGCGCGAGCTTCAACGTCGGCACCTATACCGCGCGCAGCGGGACGACGGCCGCGAGCTGCGCCTCGACCTGGTGCCACGCCGTGAAGGACGTGAGCGGCTCGAGCTCCGGCGGCACGCTGCAGACGCCGGCGTGGTCCGGCAGCATCACGTCGTGCACCGCCTGCCATGGCACGCCTCCGAGCACCGGCCGGCACAGCAGCGAGAGCGCGCACCGGGTGTCCTGCAGCTACTGCCACGGCGGCACCTACACCAGCACGACCGTGGACAAGACGCGGCACGTGAACGGCGTCATCGAGGTGAACGGCTCGCGCATCCGCAGCTGGAATGCCTCGACGCGGACCTGCTCCCCGACCTGCCACGGCAGCGAGACCTGGGACAGTGGAAGCGGCGGCAGCGGCGGCTGGGGCCACTAG
- a CDS encoding EAL domain-containing protein produces MNEQLFGSARAHGHLAEDGRPRLPVSVPSSCDVLALVLGRRFAVEYQPIVDLHTGETIGHEALSRFFDAQGGPVSPGAVFARLHEEPSLLLYVEAETKRFQIENAPDGPLHLNVDPDSFHAGRNGSANGLLDVIQAREQPVVVEVIETMCFADARYGRELVSALRERSMPVALDDVGAPDALLSLETLKDADVLKLDASWLGRMGDPRERAILEALLGLARRLGARTILEGVETESQLELAAALGVDAVQGFLFRGQFRTRAA; encoded by the coding sequence ATGAACGAACAGCTCTTCGGAAGCGCCCGTGCTCACGGCCACCTCGCGGAAGACGGGCGCCCGAGGCTGCCCGTCTCGGTTCCGAGCTCGTGTGACGTTCTGGCGCTCGTCCTCGGGCGCCGCTTCGCCGTCGAGTACCAGCCCATCGTGGACCTGCACACCGGCGAGACGATCGGACACGAGGCGCTCTCGCGCTTCTTCGACGCGCAGGGCGGCCCCGTCTCGCCGGGCGCGGTGTTCGCGCGCCTGCACGAGGAACCCTCGCTCCTCCTGTACGTGGAGGCGGAGACGAAGCGGTTCCAGATCGAGAACGCCCCCGACGGCCCCCTCCACCTCAACGTGGACCCCGACAGCTTCCATGCGGGCCGGAACGGCAGCGCGAACGGGCTCCTCGACGTGATCCAGGCGCGGGAGCAGCCGGTGGTGGTGGAGGTCATCGAGACGATGTGCTTCGCCGACGCCCGCTACGGCCGGGAGCTGGTGAGCGCGCTGCGCGAGCGCTCGATGCCGGTGGCGCTCGACGACGTGGGGGCGCCCGACGCGCTCCTCTCGCTCGAGACCCTCAAGGACGCCGACGTGCTGAAGCTCGATGCCTCCTGGCTCGGCCGGATGGGCGACCCCCGCGAGCGCGCCATCCTGGAGGCGCTGCTGGGCCTCGCCCGTCGGCTCGGCGCCCGCACCATCCTCGAGGGCGTGGAGACCGAGTCCCAGCTCGAGCTCGCCGCGGCGCTCGGGGTGGACGCAGTGCAGGGCTTCCTGTTCCGCGGCCAGTTTCGGACCCGCGCCGCGTAG
- a CDS encoding CxxxxCH/CxxCH domain c-type cytochrome — MTRSSFEMPIHQLALLCCLGMGLVLAACGGTAPSAATGTAAKAAASKALTAPATCTGSGAHDKHAAMGMDCAVCHPDGGTYGFSAYAYPGGTGTAGGTVLVGSAAGQTTCAVACHAPLGSDPHYVTWGTAGPLDCTACHSTTALAPGHPKLPDAVTRDTCLGCHDQSQHTSGKVKLRAHEPAWMAQTDPSFHAFSANRGLAACEDCHGRDLTGGASGVACASCHDANLPAGVTTWAKNCTMCHGGQNDASGAPPRTTWGKDADLVRVGAHAPHAGGSALAPAFDCELCHVKPADAFAIGHLDGDTATVTFGGLALRVGAVAPAWDRTTATCSNTYCHGTAQPVWTGGPSQGACGTCHGLPPATAQHPVVAAELTGCAVCHAKTMDAAGQIIPPSQGGMHLDGVVQSTGHDPSWMDTASTSFHAYAAERGLGPCQACHGQDLSGGLAQVACGQCHDRTQPDGTVLAWSKNCLMCHGGVDSQTGAPPRATWGNAADPVRVGAHTLHLAGSALSGPVACTSCHTAITDVFTPGHIMNGMAHLTFGGLATAGGANPSWNRATATCASTYCHGGYSGTYTYTAWDYSVDQPVQVTTSYSGGNGLPLWTDGPMTCTSCHGNPPNKNGYWHVGHPGGSQCELCHPDASSGSAGSVITNPALHVNGTVEVTPTWKSTCFGCH; from the coding sequence ATGACACGCTCGAGCTTCGAGATGCCGATTCACCAGCTCGCCCTCCTCTGCTGCCTTGGGATGGGCCTCGTCCTCGCCGCCTGCGGCGGCACCGCGCCGTCCGCCGCGACCGGCACCGCCGCCAAGGCAGCTGCCTCGAAGGCGCTCACCGCGCCGGCCACCTGCACCGGCAGCGGCGCGCACGACAAGCACGCCGCGATGGGGATGGACTGCGCCGTCTGCCACCCGGACGGCGGGACGTACGGCTTCAGCGCCTACGCCTATCCCGGCGGCACCGGCACGGCCGGCGGCACGGTGCTGGTCGGCTCCGCGGCCGGCCAGACCACCTGCGCCGTCGCCTGCCACGCGCCGCTCGGGAGCGATCCGCACTACGTCACCTGGGGCACGGCGGGGCCGCTCGACTGCACCGCCTGCCACAGCACCACCGCGCTCGCGCCGGGACACCCGAAGCTGCCCGACGCGGTCACCCGCGACACCTGCCTCGGCTGCCACGACCAGTCGCAGCACACGAGCGGCAAGGTGAAGCTGCGGGCGCACGAGCCCGCCTGGATGGCCCAGACGGATCCGAGCTTCCACGCGTTCTCCGCGAACCGCGGCCTCGCTGCGTGCGAGGACTGCCACGGCCGCGACCTCACCGGCGGCGCGAGCGGCGTCGCCTGCGCCTCCTGCCACGACGCGAACCTGCCGGCCGGCGTGACCACCTGGGCGAAGAACTGCACCATGTGCCACGGCGGCCAGAACGACGCGAGCGGCGCCCCGCCGCGCACCACCTGGGGGAAGGACGCCGACCTCGTGCGGGTGGGCGCGCACGCCCCGCACGCCGGCGGCAGCGCGCTCGCGCCCGCCTTCGACTGCGAGCTCTGCCACGTGAAGCCGGCCGACGCCTTCGCGATCGGCCACCTCGACGGCGACACCGCCACGGTGACGTTCGGCGGGCTCGCCCTGCGCGTCGGCGCCGTGGCGCCGGCCTGGGACCGGACCACCGCCACCTGCAGCAACACCTATTGCCACGGGACGGCGCAGCCCGTCTGGACCGGCGGCCCGTCCCAGGGCGCCTGTGGCACCTGCCACGGTCTCCCGCCCGCGACGGCGCAGCACCCGGTGGTGGCCGCCGAGCTGACCGGCTGCGCGGTCTGCCACGCGAAGACCATGGACGCGGCCGGCCAGATCATCCCGCCCAGCCAGGGCGGCATGCACCTCGACGGCGTGGTGCAGTCCACCGGCCACGACCCGTCGTGGATGGACACGGCGAGCACGAGCTTCCACGCCTACGCGGCGGAGCGCGGCCTCGGTCCTTGCCAGGCCTGCCACGGCCAGGACCTCTCCGGCGGCCTGGCCCAGGTCGCCTGCGGCCAGTGCCACGACCGGACGCAGCCCGACGGCACCGTCCTCGCGTGGTCGAAGAACTGCCTCATGTGCCACGGCGGCGTGGACAGCCAGACCGGCGCCCCGCCCCGCGCCACCTGGGGCAACGCCGCCGACCCGGTCCGCGTGGGCGCCCACACCCTCCACCTCGCGGGCAGCGCCCTCTCCGGCCCGGTGGCGTGCACGAGCTGCCACACCGCCATCACCGACGTGTTCACCCCTGGCCACATCATGAACGGCATGGCCCACCTGACGTTCGGCGGGCTCGCCACGGCGGGGGGCGCCAACCCCTCCTGGAACCGCGCCACCGCGACCTGCGCCAGCACGTACTGCCACGGCGGTTACTCGGGGACGTACACGTACACCGCCTGGGACTATTCGGTCGATCAGCCGGTCCAGGTCACGACCAGCTACAGCGGCGGCAACGGCCTCCCGCTCTGGACCGACGGGCCGATGACCTGCACCTCCTGCCACGGCAACCCGCCGAACAAGAACGGGTACTGGCACGTCGGCCACCCCGGCGGGAGCCAGTGCGAGCTCTGCCACCCCGACGCCTCTTCCGGGAGCGCCGGCTCGGTCATCACCAACCCGGCGCTGCACGTGAACGGCACGGTCGAGGTCACGCCGACGTGGAAGTCGACGTGCTTCGGCTGTCACTGA